ACTCTTTACAAGGTTCATTATTTCTTTCTTTCCCATCACATCAATACCGCGTGTGGGTTCATCTAAGATAAGCAATTTACAATTATAGGCCAGCCACCTTGCCAAGATAACTTTTTGCTGGTTGCCACCACTAAGGTATCGTATTATTTGATATAAGGACGGTGTTTTTATTTCTAATTCTTCAACAAAGGCTCTGCAAGGCTTTTCCATCTCTTTCCAGTTTATAACGCCAAATTTTCTTTGTTTTTTTCTTAAAAGAGGCAATGCAAAATTAAACAGAACACTATGGTTTAAAAACAAGCCTTGGGTTTTTCTTTCTTCTGGGGCCATGGCTATTCCAATCTCTGTTGCTTCCCATGGCGAATTTAACTTTATTGGTGTGTCTTCAAGGCGGATTTCACCTGAAGACAAAGGGATATGTCCGCTTAAACATTTTGCTAACTCCGTTCTCCCAGATCCCACAAAGCCAAAAATCCCTATTATTTCTCCTTTCAAAATTTTTAACGATACATTTTCAAGCTTTGGCTTGGTAAATTCACTACATAAATTTTCTATTTCAAGGAGAACTTTGCTTTTGTTTCTTTCTTCTTCTGAGGGTTTTGAAATAGTAACAAAATGCTTTGTATCAAGAGACTCCTTCTGGTCTTCTCCTGTCATATCTTTTATTATCTGGTTTAAGTCAACTTCCTTTATCTTACGAGTCGATATTTTTTTGCCATCCCTAAAAACTGTGACCCTATCGCCAATTTCTAAGATTTCTTCTAACCTGTGAGATATATAAATAACCCCTACTCCCTTGCTACGAAGGTCGTGAACAATATTGAACAACTTTTTCTGTTCTTCTACAGTGAGTACGGCTGTGGGCTCATCCAGAATTATAGCTTCTGCTTTAAAAACAAGAGCTCTTGCTATTACAACCATTTGTTGTATTGCCGCGCTAACTTCACCAGCTAGAAGGAATGGGTTTACGTCCTCTCCAAGCGATCTCAAGAGAGCTGCAGCCCTGGCATACAATTCTTTATAATTTATAGTTTTTAAAATAGTGTTTCTAGGGTAGTTTCCCAAAAAGACATTTTCGGCAATTGTAAGGTGTGGCACTATATCTAGTTCTTGGAAGACGGTAACAATACCAAGGTTCTTGGCTTCTCGAGGGGAGGATATTTCAATTTCTTGTCCTTTGTAATAGATTTTGCCTTCGTCTTTTTTATAAATACCGCTGAGTATTTTGACCAATGTTGATTTTCCGGCCCCATTTGCTCCTACCAAGCAATGGACTTCACCTGGATAAAGTTCGAAGTCAACTGCTTTTAAGGCTTGTACTCCGGGAAAGCTTTTGGATACAGACCGAACCTCTATTATGGGTTTTGTTGTTTTACTCACATTTCTACCTCCTTAAAGGCTTAGTGGCGACGTATAATTTCTGATATAACTCATAATTTGCAAGGTATTCAGAGAAATCTTTGACAGGTTTTATTACTTTTAGGTTAGGCTTCATTGCTGCAAAAGCTTCAACTATTGATGGGAAAAGGGAGGCCCCTGTAGCAGCAAGGATGGCGCCTCCCAATAGAGATGCATTTTCCTGAGTTACCCACATTTCTTTCTCGCATATATCGGACAATATTTGTAACCACAATTTACTCCTGGTTCCTCCACCACAAACTTTGAGATTTTTTATGCCAATTCCCGCTTTTTCAAGATGATCGAATAGCAGTCTGATCCCAAAAGCTATCCCTTCGTAAATTGCTCTACCAATATGTGAGGCTTCGTGGTTTAGGCTCAATCCCCAAATTATTCCTCGGGAGTAGGGATCTTTGTACGGCGTTCTATTGCCTTGCCAATGGTCCAAAACAATTAATCCTTCAGAGCCAGGAGGAACTTTAGATGCTTCATCGTCCAACCATTCGTAGGGATTCAGCTTAGTAGCCTTTGCTTTAATAGAATAGTGTTTTGCAACTTTTTTGATGAACCAGTCTATGATAGACCCGCTGGAGGTTTGCCCTCCTTCAATTAGGCTTAGCCCTTTATGTATAGGGTCTTTGTAAGGCCCCCAAAAACCCTCCAAAGTCTTTTGAAGCCTAGCATTAACCAAAAGGACTGAGGAGGAACCCAAAATCAGAGAGCCCTCTCTTTCTCCAAAGCTACCAAGACCTATAGTGGCAATATGGGCATCAATGCCTCCTTGAACTATAAGAACGCTTTCTTCACAGCCTATGTCATGAGCCACGTCTTTTTTAATATTGCCTATCACGCTACCCACCGGTAATATCTGAGAGGGAATTTTTTCTACCAACTCTGGAACACCAATTGCTTCAAGAAAATCAATAGACCAACCCTCGCCAGGCAAATAGTTCCATTTGCACGAGGCATTACATTGCGAAGCTACCCATTTGCCGGTTAGTTTATAATTTAGCCAGTCTAAAGCTTCTACAATTAAATAGGCCTTACGGTATATTTCTGGCAGGTGTTCTTTGATCCAGAGTAGCTTTGGTAAAAACCATTCTGGAGAAACCTGTTTGCCGCACCAGGAGAGGATGGGATGGTTTGTTGCGTTTATCTTCTTGGCTTGTTCGGATGCTCTTATATCCATCCAAAGGATAGCATTGGTTAAGGGTTCACCGTTGGAACCTACTGCCAAAACGGTGCTCGAGGTCGCATCTATTGCTATTGCTTTAACTGAAATATGTGGACACATCTTGACAGCCTCTCTGACACAAAGGCGTAATGCTTCCCACCAATCATTTGGATTTTGTTCTGCCCAACCGGGGACAGGAAACTTTGTTTCATAGGTTTTTTGGGAAGACCACAGCAAACGACCTTCAATATCGTACAAATTAGCCCTCAAGCTTTGCGTTCCTACATCAATAGCTATGACGCCCTTCATCGCAAATTTCCTTTCCTGTGTTTTTGTATTTGATAGGAACAGAAAGAAAATAACAATCTATTTGGGGGGTTCAAGGATTGGCACGCTTTATGGAGAGACTCCTAAACATTGAAAGTCCTCCTCTTTCGCTAACCGTTTGAATGGCTACCATTAGGATTATGATCAATCCTTTGATAACTTGCTGGGTGTAAAATTCTATACCCAGAATACTCAAGAAGTTTATTATTAGGCCAATGAACAACACGCCTGCTATAGTATTTAATAAATTTCCCTTACCGCCTTGCAAGCTGAAACCAGCTATTACCGCGGCAGCAATTGCGTCTAACATTGTTGTTGATGCAACCCTTGGATCTGCAGAAGCCATCCTGCCAACTAGAAGTATCCCTGAAAATGAAGCCAAAATGCTCGAGAGCCAGTAGCTAAAGATGACGGTTTTGGCAATATTAATTCCTGTAAGCTTTGCTGCTTCAATGTTGCCACCTACAACGTATATGTTGCGTCCTGTAGCAGAGTATTTTAAAAAGAGCCAGATTACCACGACCAAGAGAAACCAGATAATAGCCAAAAACGGGATGCCGAGAAAACTCCTAAAGCCGATGTTTATAAGATATTCAGGCACCGAAAAGATGGGTTGCCCAGAAGTCATAGAATAAGCAATACCCCTACTTAGCATCATAGTGCTTACTGTTACTACGAATGCCGGTGCTCTAAATTTAGACACTGCGAAACCATTTACAACGCCTATAAGACTTGCTATTGCTATAGCTAAACAAAGGGAAAATGGTTCTGGGAAAATGGGGCTAATTTTCCCGGCTTCTTCGTAAACTTTCATAAACGGAGGCATGTACGTAAACAAATATCCTCTGATTAGGTTTGAGTAATACACTCCCGAAAAGGCCATTACAGCTCCAACAGAAAGATCAATTCCCCCCGTGAGTATTACAGTGGCCATTCCAATTGTTGCTATACCTAATGTAGCTTGTTGGTTAAATAGGTTTTGGAAATTTTCTACGCTTCTGAAGGTAGGTGAAATTATTGAAAAAACAACAAGAAGAGCTAATAAAGCAAACCATATTTTGTATTCGCTAACCGCTTTATTTGCAAGATTTATCGTAGTTTCTTTCCGGAGTAGTTTGGTCACAGCGCTTTCCTCCTATTTCTTAGGAAGGCTTTCTTCGAAGAAAGCCTTCCTAAGAAATTAACTAAAAAATTAATTCGTCAAAATAGCTTGTTATTGTTTGTCACTTCAAAAGATAGAGTTCGGATCATAATATTGCTCTACATTCTCTTTAGTAACCAAAACAGTACCTGTTATGACTTTGTCTCCAGCAGAAATTCCTTCAGGGAGCTGGCCTGTTTCTAAGTATTGCATCAGTATATCGAAAGCAACAGCAGTTATTTCTGAAGGGTTGTTAACCACCGTGGATTTGTATTGTTCTCCTTTCATTATCTCTAAGTAGGCTTCTTTTTGACCGTCTACGCCGCAAACAGGGATATCCGTCATTCCAGCCGCCCTTAGAGCATCCAAAGCGCCCAATGCCATTGCATCATTGTGTGCATAAACTAAATCTATTTCATCACCAAAAGCTGCTATCGCGTCCTCCATAGCCTTCATGCCTTCAGCCTTGTTGTAGTGAGCCATGTATGTAGCCAATATCTTTATATCTGGATATTTTTCTGAGAAAACCTCTCTCAGACCGCCACCACGTCCTTTACCTGCAGGACAACCAGGGTCTCCAGCTATTTCAACAATTTCTCCTTTGCCGTTTAATAATTGGCCAATAAATTCTCCTTGAAGCCTTCCAGCTTTCCATTGGTCTATGCCTACGTAAACGAGGTAGTCTCCATACATTGGCCTGTCTATTACTACTATAGGTATATTTTTCTGTTTGGCTTTTTGGATTACTGGACGGAGTCCGTACTCGGTAACTGGGTTGACAATAAGAGCGTCCACTCCCTCCAAAAGCATGGTTTCGACATCTTTTATTTGTTTTTCAATATCATTTTCTGCGTTTAAAAGTAACAACCCTACTCCGTATTCTTTGGCCTTTTCTTCAGCCGTTGCCTTCATAGCCAAGTAATATGGACAGTTTAGGGCAACATGAGCGAATCCGATTTTGAAGTCTTTCGCGAACCCAATACTCATACTTCCTGCTATTACCAGCAGGAAAATACCTACCATTAATCCTACTACCGCTTTCTTCACTCTAAATCATCCTCCTTTTCCTGGAAATTTGTGAACAACAGGACACACTGTGGTTACCTAAGACCAAACTTTTAACACTTTCTTTTGTTGTTTTCTTCTTTTTGCATCACCTCCCGGGGCATTTTTGCAGTTGAGCCCATAGTGTTTGTACATAAATTATCATTTTTCGATAATAATATAACTTTGTGTTGGAGTTGTCAACTGTTGAAGAGATAAATCTGAGGAGCTTGGAATACTCAAGAGAGCTTATTTTTTGGAAAACTTTGACACGCGTGGTAATTGTTGTTAAAATTTTAAAAATTAAATGTTCTGTAACAAGAGTGTATTTTTCTGGAGGATATTGTTATAAAAGCAACACTGATGCAAAAAAATCTGTTAATATTGACTTAAATAAATTTTCCTTTTCAGGAGGCAAAGAAAGATAGTGAAAAAGAGAGAGCGGCTGGACTACATTAGTAAGCAAATTATCCTTGAAGGGACTGTCAGCATAAAAGAGCTTTCCAATCGCCTGGGCGTGTCGAGCATGACCATCCGAAGGGACCTCCAGGAACTTGCGCAGGAGGGTATTTTAAAGCTTATTCCTGGAGGCGCTGTTATTCGCAGGGAATCCACGCCCTTTAACGAGGAAGAATACACAGTTACCAAGGCCAAATCTCACATGATAAAGGAAAAAATAAAGATTTGTCAGAAAGCCGCTTCACTCGTAAGAGAGGAAGACACGATAATAATCGATACTGGTTCTACAACGGAACATCTTCCCCGATTTATTCCCCAAAACATGCGGCTTACCATTGTTTGTTACTGTCTTAACATCCTGCTTGGTGTTTATCAGCACAACAAAGGAAGTCAGATAATTTTTCCAGGCGGCTATTTTCATGAAAACAGCCTGATGTTTGAGAGCCTGGAAGGAATTGAGCTCATCAGGAGAGTTAGAGCTAACAAAGCCTTTGTTTCAGCAGCTGGGGTTGATGAAAAGCTGGGGATTACCTGTGCCAATTTTTACGAAGTGCAGACCAAAAGAGCAATTATTGATTACTCGGACACCAAAATTTTGCTTGTAGATTCTTCAAAATTTGGCAAAGTTACTGCTGCCTATTTTGCTGATTTGAAAGAGATGGATATTGTAATAACCGACAGCGGTATCCCCAGGGAGTACCTTCAAGCTCTGGAGCGAATGAATATTCAGTATTACGTGGTGTGAAAGCCACCAAAGTTTTCAGTTCTCTTTGGATTTCAGGTCTTTGAGCAGATCTACCATTTCTCTTAGGAGCTTCACTTCTTCACTTGGCTCTGGTGGAGGAGGTGGGGTTTTGTTTTCCCCAGTCCTCATTTTCTTAAGGGTATTAAAGGGAGTAACGATAAAGAAATAGATGACCAGGGCTATTATCAGGAAGTTAATGGTAGCGTTCAGGAAACTGCCGATATTGATTATTCCCAGTTTCCAGGAGGAAAAATCCGGCACCTTTCCTGCCACAATACTTATGAAAGGCATTAACACGTCCTGTACCAGGGAACCAACTACTTTGTTAAAGGCAGTTCCGATAATTACTGCAATGGCGAGATCCAGGATATTGCCCCGCAACACAAATTCTTTGAACCCCTTCAACATGTAATTCACCTCCTAACTGCCAGTAATTTTCCTTAATTTTGTGTGATAGCTTGGGTTGAGTCAACATTGTGTTGGTTTCGGGTGCAAGATGCTTGTAGCTTAGTTTCCTGGATGTAAGGAGTCAACGGGTTTTTTCAAAGTGAGCGCTGTGTTGTTATTGACAGATATTGTTTTCGAGAGGAACCAGCCTGAGGTTTTTAACGAATAACCCTACCGATGCCTTTGCCCCTCAGGCCAGCTGCGTTTGCCTCGTCAGTATCAATGTGACAAGCGAGTCTCCCGGTAGGGCCCACTCGAACGATTACCTGGTTCAGGATTAAGCCATTTGGGCCTGGTATTTCCACGCTTACCCGGTCACCGTTTTTTAGTTTGAAGCGTTCTGCTTCTTCCGGAGAGAGATGAAGATGACGGGCAGCCCTGATGGCTCCTTCCTTAAGAGCAATTATTCCTTGGGGACCTACCAGGGTAATGGGTGAGGAATTGGCTATGTCTCCCGAGAGGCGGGTTGGGAGCTCTAAACCAAGATAAAAACCATCGGTAAAAGAAAGCTCGACTTGGTCGTAATTCCGCCATGGTCCGACAATTCTCACTTTCTCAAGCATTCGCATGTTTTTCCCGATCACGGCTACCGTTTCCTCACAAGCAAACTCTCCAAGTTGAGAGAGAGAGCGGATGGGGGTCAGTTGCTTCCCTTTCCCAAAGAGTATTTCAAAAGTTTCTTTAGTTAGGTGGCAGTGTCGGTTAGAAACCTCTACAGGCACCTGGAAAGAGCCATCTTCCAGAGTAGTTTTTGAAAGCTTTAACTCTTCACTCAAGGCTTCTGCAACTGTTTTGACAATTTCTTCCCATATTTCTCTTTCTGGGATACCCATTGCAAGTCCTCCGTTTAACCACTAACTATTTTGACTGATGCACTGGTTCCCAGGCGGGTGGCACCCGAGAGAATCATGAGTTTGGCGTCTTCAAAAGTGCGAATACCACCAGAAGCCTTGATACCCATTTTAGGCCCTACGGTTCGGCGGATTAGGGCTACATCGTGAGCTGTTGCTCCACCTCCGGCAAAACCCGTGGAGGTTTTGACGAAGTCGTACCCTGCGTCTTTGACCATTTTAGAGACCAACACTTTCTCCTCATCAGTTAGCAGGCAGGTTTCGATTATGGCTTTTATGACTGTAGTCTGCCGGCAAGCCCGCTTTACCGCCATCAAGTCCTCTTCAACAGCCTTAAGGTTTCTTGACTTTAGGGCTCCTATGTTAATTACCATATCAATCTCATCTGCGCCATTTTCGATGGCGCTACGGGCTTCAAAAGCCTTAACGCGGCTTTCGTTAGCTCCCAATGGGAAACCTACTACTGTACATACTTTTACCCCTGTTCCCCGGAGCTTCTTGGCACAGAAAGGTACCCAGTAGGGATTAACGCATACCGAGTAGAAGCCATACTGAATTGCCTCGTCGCAAAGTTTTTCCACCATCGAAAGACAGGCGTCCGGCTTTAAGAGAGTGTGATCGATGTAAGAAGCAATCGCTGCTGGAGTAATTTCCAGGTTGCCTGTGCAAGGAACGGCCTGGTTTTTTCCGTCGCTTGCGCGTGATATATTTTGTAATTTATTCAGTACTTCTTTGGTAATACGATCAATGAGTTCTTCTCGGTTAAGAAATGGAGTGCTCATGGCTAAAGAATGTTCCTCCTTTCCACTGCCATCATTTTGTTGATACGAGCCCAATGCCTTCCTCCTGCGAACCTGGTTTCCAACCATAATTTGGCAAGCTCGCAGATCTCATCTACTGTGTGTGCTAATGCACCCAGGGTAAGCACATTGGCATTGTTGTGTTCCCGACTGTTGATCACACTTCGCCTATCATAGCACAGCGCAGCTCTGATTCCGCGTACTTTGTTGCAAACCATGCACGAGCCTATGCCCATGGCGTCTATCATGATGCCCCGCTCACACTCTCCGGAAACCACTTTCTGAGCAACCTTGACAGCAAAGTCGGGGTAATCAACTCGCTCTTTACTGAAAGTTCCCACGTCGTACACTCGGTATCCTAATTCCGTCAAGTATTCTTTTAATGCTTCCTTGGCTTCAAAACCTCCGTGGTCGGCTCCAATAACAACGCGAATTACATGATCTTTCTGGTTAACAAGTTCTGTCGTTTCCTTTTCGGACATTCCCAATGTATGAAGACTACTCACTACATTGTGAATAATTCGTGAATAAACCTTCTCAGACATATTTTTCTACCCTCTTCGTTATTTTTCAACATCGTCCACAATGCCTATAACCAGCGTGCGAATGGGAGCCTGTGGATCACCAACCACCGTGCGAGCAGAGTTGCCTTCGTCTATGATGAGAACCGTGTCCCCGGCTCCTGCCTGTACAGTATCGAAAGCCAGAAAGGCTTTTCCTTTGGGATTCCCGTCTCCATCAATAGGCTGAACAATCAGTATTTTCATGCCTTGAAAAATAGGTAACTTGGCTGTAGAAACTACATTTCCAATAACTCGAGCCAACATCATGATAGTTTGTCACTCCGTATCAGGTTTACCTGGTCGATGATTCCCATTATCGTACAATCTGAAGGGTTAAACCAGTTAGGGATAGCCAATGCTGCTTCTCTTCCTCCTTCATAGAAAACCAAGTCACCAACGCCAGCCTGAACCACATCGCAAGCCACAATTGGTGTTCCAATTTCCTGCAGGTTTTCATCAAGGGGTTGAACTAACAAGAGTTTGACCCCTTCCAGAGAGGCAACTTTTTGTGTGGCCACCACATTTCCAATTACTCTACCTATTTTCATCAACGGCCTCCTCTATACAATGCGGAAGTAATCAACCAGGGTGCAGCGCCGCTCCCTGGTAAAGGTCCGGGCTCGGGTGAGACCTTCTCCAGTGGGCGTGGCTATTGTAAAGCTGGTGAATCCAGCTCCTCCCATACCCAGGCCACTGTATGCAGGACCGTTTTTTACAAAGATTGAGCAGTTCATCATTTTGGCCATCTGGGAGAGATGGGCGATATTTCGAGAATGCATAATCGCCGTATGTCTGAAACCATGCTCGCATTTGACCGCAAAGTCCATGGCTTCTTGGGCATTGTCGAAACGTACCAGGGGGATTACTGGTAGTAATTGCTCGGTCCAGACCAGGGGATGCTCTCTGTCTACTTCCCCAAATAGGATGCGCGTTTCCCTGGGGACTTTCAGACCTATCTCCTGGGCTATGAGATATGCATCTTTGCCAACCCATTCTTTGCGGGGTTTTCCAATCTTGCCTGGCCCTCCTGGTTCACTTATAACCAGAGAAGTTACTTCTTTCATTTGTTGCGAGGTTAGTTCAACCGCACCGTTCTTTTTCATAACTTCTTTAAGCTGGTCGGCAATTGCTGTGACTGCTAAGATCTCTTTTTCGCAGATACAAACTATGTTGTTATCAAAACCTGCGCCAAGAACAATATCACGGCCTGCCTTTTCAATATCAGCTGTTTCGTCCACCACGCAGGGTGGATTGCCAGGACCACCAGCAATAACCTTCTTTCCACTGTTCATAGCAACCCGCACAACCGCGGGTCCCCCGGTAACCACCAGCAGGTTTATTTCGGGATGTTTCATCAAAGCTTGTGCGGATTCCATGGTAGGGCGAGAAATAGAACACACCAGGTTTTCTGGCCCCCCAGTTTCAATTATTGTTTGGTTAAGGAGAGCTACTGCTTCGTTAGAACACTCTTTCGCACCGGGATGAGGATGAAAAATAACTGCATTACCGGCGGAAATCATGCTGATTGCATTATTGAATACAGTAGTAGTAGGGTTAGTAGAAGGAGTTATTGAAGCGATTACACCGTAAGGCGCACGCTCAACAAGAGTCATGCCATGTTCGTCAGTGAAGACGGCTGGTTCAACATCTTCTACTCCCGGGGTCTTAAGGGCTACCAAGCGGTGTTTAAGTATTTTATCTTCCACCCTACCAAGCCCTGTTTCCTCTACCGCCATGCGCGAAAGACGTTCTGCTTCTTTAAGTATAGTTTGACGAATGGCCTGTATTATTTCTCGACGCTGATCGAGCGGAATTTCCATGAATAATTGGTGTGCTTTCCTTGCGGCTCGAATCGCTTCCTCGACATCATCAAAAACTCCTTTTCGGGAAGATGTTCTGGTTTCCTGGAGAACGCTTTTTTCTCCTGATGAAAGCACCGCCTTTTCCAGCTGGTTGATCACCTTTTCTACAATCAAGCGAATATCCGCTTCGTTTACTTTCATGCTTAACCCCTCACCATTTTTTCTTTAAGACCACCAATAATACCATCTGTCCCCGCACTGCTTTTATGAAAGCAAAAATTTAAAACAAGAAATAGGGACGAATGTCTGGATGGGGATTGGGTATGATAACCTCTTTACAGAGAAGTCCTTTTCGGGAAATAACCTCTTTTGCCGCTCCTACTGCAGCTTCTATTTCATGAATATCTCCCAGTATCTTAAAATACGATTTACCTCCCATGCCAACGGCAAGGCGTACTTCTGTAACCAGCACTTCAGCTGTCTTAACGGCAATGTCGGCAGCTTCGATGCTTGCCAATGTTGAAAAGGATTCGACAACAGCTATAGCATCCCACTCTTTACACTCTACTGCTCCCAGAATGGCAGGAACAATTTGGGGATGCAGGTTGGGAATAAAAAGTTCGTCAATCAAATACCCTTCACCAATTGTTTTGCCTGCGGTGAGCGAGGCATCGACTTCTGCCACTTCTCCACAGATTAACACTAAAAACTTTCCAGGACAGATAGTTTTAGCATCAATCACCTTTACTGGAGCCGCTTTGACCATTGCATCCAATGACTTGATGCCTATGGCAATGGAATTAAATTCAAGCGCTCCCAAAACGGTTATCTCCATCTCGCACCTCAAGCGTTCTGTTTTTCAATAATGATTCGCTCTTCATTTACAAATATCACTTTTCCTTCAATACTTGAATGTATTCGGGCGCTTATCTCTCCAACGCTTTCTCCCACCAAATCGCCCTCTTTAACCCAGTCACCCACTTTGACTACTGGTTGAGCTGGTGCTCCTGCATGCTGCTTTAATAACAATTCCACCCTTTTGGGCTCAACGCTTTTAATCTGGAACGCATCACCGATTTCATAGTTGTATAGCCGTAGGCGATTTTTAAGAATCGAGACAGGTATCTTGCGATAGGGAAAGGTGTCTCTAACCTGTATCTTTCTTTGGGGAAAAGCTGGTCTGTAACCTTCTTTGAGGAGTTGCTCTTTAATTACCCGATTCACAATGCGAGGAGAAAGCCCCATTGGGCAGGCATATACCTCGCAAAGCCCGCATTCGCTACACAGAAAAGCTCCCTCGATGATTTGAGGTGGAACATCCAGGCCCAAGTTTATCTGACGCATGATTTTGTGGGGAGAAATGCTGTGTCCCAGCAGGTAACGAGGACAGAGTTCTGTGCAGTATGTGCACTGACAGCATGCTGCCTTGCTCTGCTTGATGATGAAAGGAAGGGGCAGGCTTTTTTTCTGCACCAGTTCGTGGTCGCGCGGCAAGACAAACAAGCCGGTGGTGGTTTTGGTTACTGGTGTAAGAGGGTCGGTTGTCACCGAACCCATCATAGGACCTCCGATGAGGATAGCGTAGTCCGATACAGTTACCCCACCACAGGCATCGAAAACATCCTGAAAGGGGGTTCCCACCGGCACTCTCAGCACAGAGGGTTGTTTGACCTCTCCAAGGCAGGTTAGGGTACGCCTGGTCACTGGTTGTCCTTTTGCGGCTGCTGCAATGTTGCTTAGCGTTTCCACGTTTAGTACTACAGCCCCTACTGCCAGAGGAATCTGGCCCTCAGGTATGGTTTTTCCCGTTACTTCCTTAACCAGACAGAACTCATCGCCTGCTGGATAGTAATCTCCAAGCAAAAAAACGCTCAAATTCTTCTTATCCTCTATTGCTTTTAAGATGTTTTGTCTTGCCAGGGGATCCTTTTCCTTTAAAGCTATAACCCCTTTTTTAGCCCCAGTAGCAGACATCGCAAGCAATAGGCCTTCAACTATAGCTTCTGCGTTTTCTCGCATAGTGAGTTTGTCGTTGAAGAGGAGGGGTTCACACTCTGCTCCATTTGCAATCACAATCTCGCAGGGGCGGGAAAGCTTGATATGGGTGGGAAACCCACCTCCTCCTGCTCCAACAACTCCCATTTCCTGGACGACTTGAGGTATGTTGATGCCCATTGGGTTTTCTTCTCCCATCAGCGTCCTGATTTTTTAAATACTATCTCACCCATTTCTTCCACCAGGTCTACAATGCCAACTATCACACAATCTACCGCTTTTTGCTTGGTGAACTCAGTTTGACGGGCAGAACTTCCTTGAGAAACAAGGACCATCTCTCCGCTTCCGGATCCCACCAGGTCAACAGCAACGAGGTAATCACCCTTGTCCTGCCCCCTGCTGTCACAGGTACGGACCAGCAGATACTTGAGACCTGAAACTCCATCATTTTTTCTGGTGGCCACAACGGTACCAACCACTTTTCCAAAAATCATATAGACCTACTCACCTTTACTTTTAGTGGGAAGGAACAGCATCTTTTTGATAGACCAGCTTTCCTTCCAGTTCAATTTCATCCACAATGGCGACTATAGCAGCATCGCTTGGTTTTCCCTGGGTTATTTCAGTCATGCGAGAACTACTTCCAGTAACATAGAAGACAATTTCTCCCTTGCCTGCGCCTACGCAATCCATGGCAACAATGTAATCTCCCTTTCCTTTCATGGTAGAAGGGTCAATTTTTTCAAGGAGTAGGAACTTAATGCCTTCTATCTTTTCTTCTTTTCTGGTGGAAACAACCGTTCCCACCACCCGAGCAAGAATCAAGAATTAACACCCCTTTTCTGCGGAAATAGCTTTGTCCTTTCGATTATGCAGCGTTAGTCTGGATTTGGGGCTCCTTTGCTCTTTTTGCTTCCTCGGCCAAGTGGAAGCACTTCGTCAACGTTGGTGTGTGGCCTGGGGATGATGTGTACGGAGACAATTTCTCCTACTTTTGCAGCCGCGGCCTGTCCAGCATCAAGAG
This portion of the Thermatribacter velox genome encodes:
- a CDS encoding substrate-binding domain-containing protein, encoding MKKAVVGLMVGIFLLVIAGSMSIGFAKDFKIGFAHVALNCPYYLAMKATAEEKAKEYGVGLLLLNAENDIEKQIKDVETMLLEGVDALIVNPVTEYGLRPVIQKAKQKNIPIVVIDRPMYGDYLVYVGIDQWKAGRLQGEFIGQLLNGKGEIVEIAGDPGCPAGKGRGGGLREVFSEKYPDIKILATYMAHYNKAEGMKAMEDAIAAFGDEIDLVYAHNDAMALGALDALRAAGMTDIPVCGVDGQKEAYLEIMKGEQYKSTVVNNPSEITAVAFDILMQYLETGQLPEGISAGDKVITGTVLVTKENVEQYYDPNSIF
- a CDS encoding DeoR/GlpR family DNA-binding transcription regulator, which gives rise to MKKRERLDYISKQIILEGTVSIKELSNRLGVSSMTIRRDLQELAQEGILKLIPGGAVIRRESTPFNEEEYTVTKAKSHMIKEKIKICQKAASLVREEDTIIIDTGSTTEHLPRFIPQNMRLTIVCYCLNILLGVYQHNKGSQIIFPGGYFHENSLMFESLEGIELIRRVRANKAFVSAAGVDEKLGITCANFYEVQTKRAIIDYSDTKILLVDSSKFGKVTAAYFADLKEMDIVITDSGIPREYLQALERMNIQYYVV
- a CDS encoding ABC transporter permease; protein product: MTKLLRKETTINLANKAVSEYKIWFALLALLVVFSIISPTFRSVENFQNLFNQQATLGIATIGMATVILTGGIDLSVGAVMAFSGVYYSNLIRGYLFTYMPPFMKVYEEAGKISPIFPEPFSLCLAIAIASLIGVVNGFAVSKFRAPAFVVTVSTMMLSRGIAYSMTSGQPIFSVPEYLINIGFRSFLGIPFLAIIWFLLVVVIWLFLKYSATGRNIYVVGGNIEAAKLTGINIAKTVIFSYWLSSILASFSGILLVGRMASADPRVASTTMLDAIAAAVIAGFSLQGGKGNLLNTIAGVLFIGLIINFLSILGIEFYTQQVIKGLIIILMVAIQTVSERGGLSMFRSLSIKRANP
- a CDS encoding ribulokinase, whose protein sequence is MYDIEGRLLWSSQKTYETKFPVPGWAEQNPNDWWEALRLCVREAVKMCPHISVKAIAIDATSSTVLAVGSNGEPLTNAILWMDIRASEQAKKINATNHPILSWCGKQVSPEWFLPKLLWIKEHLPEIYRKAYLIVEALDWLNYKLTGKWVASQCNASCKWNYLPGEGWSIDFLEAIGVPELVEKIPSQILPVGSVIGNIKKDVAHDIGCEESVLIVQGGIDAHIATIGLGSFGEREGSLILGSSSVLLVNARLQKTLEGFWGPYKDPIHKGLSLIEGGQTSSGSIIDWFIKKVAKHYSIKAKATKLNPYEWLDDEASKVPPGSEGLIVLDHWQGNRTPYKDPYSRGIIWGLSLNHEASHIGRAIYEGIAFGIRLLFDHLEKAGIGIKNLKVCGGGTRSKLWLQILSDICEKEMWVTQENASLLGGAILAATGASLFPSIVEAFAAMKPNLKVIKPVKDFSEYLANYELYQKLYVATKPLRR
- a CDS encoding sugar ABC transporter ATP-binding protein produces the protein MSKTTKPIIEVRSVSKSFPGVQALKAVDFELYPGEVHCLVGANGAGKSTLVKILSGIYKKDEGKIYYKGQEIEISSPREAKNLGIVTVFQELDIVPHLTIAENVFLGNYPRNTILKTINYKELYARAAALLRSLGEDVNPFLLAGEVSAAIQQMVVIARALVFKAEAIILDEPTAVLTVEEQKKLFNIVHDLRSKGVGVIYISHRLEEILEIGDRVTVFRDGKKISTRKIKEVDLNQIIKDMTGEDQKESLDTKHFVTISKPSEEERNKSKVLLEIENLCSEFTKPKLENVSLKILKGEIIGIFGFVGSGRTELAKCLSGHIPLSSGEIRLEDTPIKLNSPWEATEIGIAMAPEERKTQGLFLNHSVLFNFALPLLRKKQRKFGVINWKEMEKPCRAFVEELEIKTPSLYQIIRYLSGGNQQKVILARWLAYNCKLLILDEPTRGIDVMGKKEIMNLVKSKAREGISFIIISSEAEELMEMCDRIAVLFRGKLMGVTNPKEHKVTDLLKLASGVR